The Rosa chinensis cultivar Old Blush chromosome 7, RchiOBHm-V2, whole genome shotgun sequence DNA segment AAATAGATTAGCTAGGCTACCAAAATTCTGAAAGTTCTCATTCGCAAGACTCATATATCCTAACATCCCGTCCAATACATGAATACCAACTTATTTTTTGGACtatcaacaaaataaaaacaaacaatccTCTATAAACCACAAAGCGAGACAAAAAGCACAATAAGAGACCAGCAAGTGCTTCAGAAAAGTATCAACATCAGTAAAGAGGCACATGGTCATTCTCACAGCCATTAGCGATTAGTCAATCTATCAGACATTTGTAAACCTTTTCAGAGGGGAAAAGACTCAAATATTATTGCTTCCTTAAGAGGTTTCCGAACAAATTTGAAGGAATAGGGGTGGTGCAGACACTAATAAGTAATGAAATAGGCAGTTAGGCACTATAGCCAGCAGAACTTGACTTGGGGTCCATTCTTTGGTTACCACCCTCACAAAAAGAATAGGTTTTGGAGATCAGATGAAAAAAGTCTGCAGGTAAAATAGTAGGTAATAGCGAGAATTAATTAACCTAGAAACAATTATATGAACCTAGCCAGGAAGCCTAGGAAAACAACTATATGAACGAACCTAGCTAGGAAGCCTAGCAATCTACTAAAATTAGTTGTTTCTTGTTTAGCTTTGTGCCTGTGGTTCttaatagtatatatatatatttaagagGAAAGGATTTCTGCATTACCAGTTGATGAACCTGGTCCTTAGCATCAGCCttatcctcctcctcctgtttCAGAACTTGGTCCTTAACATCAACCTTATCCTCCTTTTCCTGCAGAGAGGTCAACATAAGAAAACTAGGAAttgagaaataaaataaaagagaagttACAAGGCTAAAGCAATTCTGTGTCAACGAGGTCAACATAATAGACAAATAAACTAAAAGAGAAGTTTACACACCCTAGTACTGGTGATGGTCTGCTCTTTTTTCCAGTCCTCATATTCCTCTAGAAAAATTCTACTCTTGAGGGCGTTCTTCACCGTCTCCAAATCATTGAGGGTGCTACACCTATCAATATGCTCTCTCACCCTTGCCATGAAAATTGTGATTCCGTTGCGATACATAGGGCATCCAAGAATGTAGGGAATCATCATATCCAGGATCTCCCCCTCATCGCCTTGTTTCATACTCAATCCCATCCGACTGCACACAAGCAACAGATCCTCCATGCATTCTTCTCTCGTTGTTGGATCATTAAAATCatcaatctcctcctcctcataaGCCATCCCCACCTCCGTTTTCCCCTCAGCCACCGCCACCGCCtccacatcatcatcatcggaATCCTCATCCGTTTCCTCTTCCAACTCCTGATCCgattcctccttcttcttctcctccaaactttcctcctccttcttctccaCGCCGCCGTTTGAAAGATACTCAACAACTTGTCTAACCAACTCGACGTCGATCACATTCCTAGATTTTAGGAGCTCTTCTCTGATCGCTGTGCTGATCTCGGCGATCACTATTGACCAAAAACATTCCTCGTATTGTTTGAGGAACGAATCGACGGCCTCGATGGCCCTTGCGCGAGAAACTTCGTCTAGATCGATCTTCACCCCAATTAATTTGACTTGCCTCAACACGTCCATGGCCTCCGGCTCCGTCAAGTTTATCGGTCTCCACtccatctctctttcttcctaTCCAAGTAACAGCTTTCATAAGCTAAAAGTTATATATGCTTACGTATACCCCCAAACTGGGCCTCAGTGGTTTTGAAAGTTGAGAAGTTTCGGTTTGGCAAACTTTTTGTCATTTGATTCAGCGTGCAAACAAATGTTGAACTAGCATCAAAACAATATGACAACGTCTAATGCATCCTATTTACAAGTCTGCGGCTCGAATTCAGGTCATTACATGTACTTGTATGATTCTAAGCAACTGAGTATCAAGGTAAGCCTCAGTCAAAGTCAAACAGATTTAGTTGTTCTTCTGTGTAGTCTGGGAGCGCAGTTGTTAAGCTCAGTGGCTGCCTTGGCCTTTTTGCTCCTGTTATTCTCCCATGATTATCAAGAATCTCAGTCGAGTTTGCTGAACCACTAATGGGTTGGATGATGCTTGATGAATTGTCCTCTTCAGCCATTCTGAGCTCCTCAGCAACCCCAGTTACTTGTTCTGTATCAATAATGTCCTCTCTAACAGACATTTTAGTGATTCCATTAGGCATAGCCTTTTCCACCAATGAAGGCTCTATCTCTACAGCAGCAAATTGGCTTCCAGAGTGCACATGAGCAGAGAAAATCCTTCCTGGTGCCGCGTGGCCAGTTTCCATATGCTTCTCAATATTTTCACTCCCAATCACCTTGGAATTTTGTCTCAGACATTTCATGATTCGCTGAGTACTATCCTGTGATGGGAGGAGTTTTTCTTGTGGCATCCGTAACATTTTACTATTTTCTGCTGTAAAGAACAAAGAGGTACAAAACAATTAAGTTTTACTAAGAAACATAAGAATTCATGTTACAATCTCATCTCTCACACCCACAGGCAACATAAAAATGAGAAGCAACTTTTCTCTTTAATACAAGCAGATTGAATATAAGAATATTGCCTACTTATAAGTTTGACTTACCACAGATGAGAGCAGGAGTATTAACTGACGAAATTGGAAAATCTTTTGTGGCAAGAGGCCCACTATCCTTGGAAATGACCTGTAAATGAAACATTTCATCAGTAAACTTCAAATGAAATAACAAGAAAACAGAAAGAATGGGGATGTGGTGTGAGTGTATCTGGTTTGGTGGCTCATAGGAAAATAAATACTTGTgaccaactccaactccaacacAAGGAGATCTTATGTTTATTTTAAGATTGCTGCAATATTGAAAAAGAAAGGGAGAGCGATGTGTCAAGAATATTAGTGCCCCAGAAATGCGATATGTGATTAAGGACTTGATCAAGCACATCAAATATTGATTGTACGATGCCCTCTAACTCTGCTTTTAAGGGCTTTCCTTCATCAAGTGATCAAACACATCCAAGTGAATATGAAGATCATCAAATAGCAACCCTCTAAAAGCTCAAGCAAAGTGATGAGAAAAATGGATGGCCGGGCTCTGTAAACATATTCCTAACCAATCAAAGATGCCTTTCTTTGCCTATGTTTCTACAGTACTCTAATAATTGTCCAGACCAAAAAGAGCACGCACCTTGACAATGTTGCTCACCGTCACATTAAGATAACATGCAGAGTGTGAGGGGGAAAACACAGCAACCTGATAACAAGCATTCATTAGTTATTCCCATGGTGTTGATAATGACATGAGTATCTAAATCACAACTCACTAAAGATAATTATAATCAGTGAAACTCAAACTGTAAACGAGACATCAGAAAATCCAACCTTCTGCAGAACCAAAACCGCACCCACAGAAATGCTCGTCCCAAACTCTCCCTCAGAAAGGGCTTTGCGGTGGATGGTAGCATCAATTGTACCTGTAGGATCCTGAATGCAAAAATTCAGCCACATTGGTATCTCTAGTGGCACAAAGTGAAAATTTGGGGAAGCAAATCTAGTTCTTAGTTGACGGCTAAGACCAACGAATAACCACAGAAAAACCACACATTCATACACACACTCACCTTCAAAGTCAACATGAGATCACCAAGACCATTTGGGGTGCAAGATTTGATCATAGCAACAACCTAATCAACcagcaaaaacagaaaaccacaagAATCACTGACTCAGTTCTACTCAATCGGTTTCGCAATTTTAACAAAGCTCCAATCTTTAACACCTAATTTGCCTAATACAGATTAAGGGTTTCCAATTTTTCTCAAAGTGCTCCCAATTCTAATATTCCAACCCCAAATCCCAGATCACAAAATTTCCAATTGACACCAAAACGACGACGTAATAGAACTACCTTAGCTACTCTGTGAGTGCCAAGCCCCTTCTTGATCGAACCCAAAGGGGTCCGAGGGCCGCCACCGCCTTCTGAATCGAGAGCGTGGAGCCAAGAATCGGCGGCGAAATCGTCGTCTTCCTCGTCGCCGTTCTCGAAGACTCTCCTTATGAACTCCTGCGTCGGAATCGGCTcgtcggaggaggaggaggaggtctGGGAGCGGCGGTGCATCGCGGCCTGAACGGCGCCGGCGGGGCCCGGAATGAGGGCCGGAGATGGAGAGGAGGGTTTGGGTAGGGGGTTTAGGGAAGGAGAGGAAGAGTGGTTGCAAGGgcgaagagagaaagaggggagCTCCGAAACGTCGTCGTCTACGTCGAGAGCTTCTTCCCAGGGTTCCATATGGTACTGCTCAGTGGAAGCGCGGGAATGTGATGGAGGGGTTTTGTGGGGTTGGGTTTTGCAGTGGGCCGGGTTTTGTATTGGAGAACTGGGCTCAGAATATCGGGTCCAAAagagttcggttcggtttttgttttgcttattGTACAAAGTCACTTCGGTGTCCCACCTTGTGAAGGATTCCTAGGATTCTTgtgaaattattattattaggatCAATACATGAGAAACCATACATGTGAAGCATTATGTGGAATTTATTAGGATGAATATGAGGCCAGATGAAAAGCCGTACACAATGAAATTGTTTGATTGGCCCAAAAGGACATTGAAAATGAGGGGTTGAAAATTTATGTGCAACACAATTCAGGTACAAGGATAAGCTTAAGCAAGCTTAATAGTATGCTCGATCTTGTCAAGAGAAAGTAGAGAAACCCAAGGACTGATTGATCAGAAAATGAGGTGCCATAAGAGTCACTCGAACTCCTTTCTTGAACAAGTCGCAAATTATGATCCACTTAAAATAGAAGTAGTTCGAACAACTTTGTGTCTTTCTTGTACCAAATTAATTAAATGGTATATATCATGGCCATGGACTACATGTCTCAAATCAGTGAGATTAAGCAATGCAGAAGATACCATCAATAGTTTAATGGTTGAGTGTGTTGGTTTGAATTCAAGTTTGATAATTGAATTGGAAATGTTCTAATTGACTGATCAAAATACTAAACTATAATTTTGACTATTTCTGAAGTGAAGATAGGCTATAAACTCTACTGGTAATGAAGTTCAATTATATCtcgacttttttttctttttcttatacaAAGAAGAATGGACTGAATTTTTCTTTGACTTGAATTGGTTCTTATACCAGTCCCTGCTGTAGATCTAGGCCTCTACTGGTGCAATGTTCAATTTTAATCCTCATCGACAACAACAAAATGTCAAAAGGACTATATATGTAAAAATGATGTAAAAGATTTCAAATTatctttgtccaaaaaaaaaaggtttgagCACAATCAAGTATATTTGCTTACCACATTTTACGACTATTTAATAGTGTTTCTTTGTTGAATTATCTCAAGTCTCAACCTTTTAACAATGTTTAGTCGGGAATGCTAATGGTTGTGTCTCTATAATAGGAATGAAATTTTCAACTTTTGTATGCCAATACCTGTAGATTGCTGATTATGAAGCATAACTATTCTAGTTTTGGTCCAATTCatttcttaaacaaaaaaaaattactcttcgATCTTTCTAGTACCATGTGATGATTCATACCAATAGAATTGCACCATTTTAATAGATTCAATAGAAGGATACTCTATATATTATTGAATAATTCAATCCTAGTGGATTGCTAATTAGCGAGTGACGTTATTCTgattttagtttattttatgAACCAACACTTTTAAACCCATTACACTaataaaaatttacaagtaaTTATAATCTATTACATTATCTAGCAATTTCATATAATAACTCAGACGAATAGAATAACAACATTCTGACACAATTCAAGGCAAGAGTGTAGATCACATAGTACCCTCCCAAACTAAAATAATCTCTCGAAAATTACCCCATTCTTGTGGGTGGAGAGTGTCGCCGCCACGATAAACGACAATAGTAATGTCCGGCATCAAGACCCCGGGAATAACGGTCCACAACATCTTTGTCAAGTCAACCCTCAACCTCCCCCATAATTAAATCTTGTCCATTGCCTCCCTCAACTGCCTACCGGAAGTTCCGGTCACCTTTCCTCCCTCCCCACCAAAACAGTAAAAAACTTTCACCCTTTTCACCTCCCTCCCCCACTCTGCCCCACCACAAACAAACACagtaaaaaaagagaagaaaaatcagTCCCTTAATTCCCTCCCCCTGGAAAAtaccaaacacaaaaaaacAAGAGGAAAATCAAATCAAGGTGTTTCCTAGTACTATCTTCGGTGGGCCCAGTCTCATAAGTTTATTGTAtgaatcttcttctttattGATTGGATTAATTTACCAGGTCATTGTGGGTTAGGTAATTTTTGATTGTGCTGATTTGGTGAAATTAATTGTGGTAGAGGGTGTGTATAAAGGAGGGGAGAGGGAGATCAAAGGAAAATGGCAGACTCACCTGGTGGTGGTAAGCACCAAGGAGGGTCAAAGTCGGCAGCGTCTCTCATGGAGAATTTGCTCGGTCTTCTCCGCATCCGCGTCAAGCGCGGCGTTAACCTCGCCGTCCGTGACGTCCGTAGCAGCGATCCCTACATCGTCATCAAGATGGGTAAACAGGTACCCACCACTTGTTCCATCTTTTCCCACCATCAAGTTTCCACCTCTGTTCTTGGTTCTTCTTGTTGTGCTCTCTCTGTTGTTCTTGCatggtgtgtatatatatatatatatatatatatattgttgagaATGTCAATAATTTGCGCTCTTTTGTTGTTATACAGCACAAAAGTCTGTTCCTTTGGAAGATGTAAGAATGTTTTTTTAGGTAGATTACGACTTTTTCGACTCGATCTAGGAGATTTCTTGGTTTTAGCTATTTGTGTTAGGGAGATCGGTGCTTAGAATAGCTTCAATTTGATTCAGGCGGTCATACCATCACAAATTGTTGCAACCCTTTGTTCCTAAGTTTGactcttgttttggaaataaggAAAAAGGTTGTAGTTTTAGTGTTAGATTAGTTCTTAAACAGCTTGATAAAGCCTTACTTCGCTTGTGCTTTTGCAGCTTGAGAAATGGTTTCTTTTCCCTTTATACTTTTGTTGCCGTATGATTTAGTTTGACCATTATGGTCATAATCTGCAGAAACTGAAGACTCGTGTGATTAAAAAGGATGTTAATCCGGAGTGGAATGAAGATCTTACTCTTTCTGTTACGGACCCTTCTATTCCAGTCAAGCTGGTAACTGCTTCTTCTATTGCCCAACATATAATCCAACTATTTGTTCATAAAAGAGAATGTTAATAATTTGTTGATGGTGAATTTGTTTCTTCGTGGTGTGTAGACTGTGTATGATCATGATACATTCAGCAAGGACGACAAAATGGGAGATGCAGAGTTCGGCATAGTACCTTATATTGAGGCATTGAAGATGGACTATGAAGGAATCCCGAGCGGAACGATTATCACAAGAGTACAACCCTGCAGGCAAAACTGCCTATCTGAAGAGAGCAGCATCCGCTGGAGCGAAGGTAAGGTCGTCCAAGATCTCTGCCTCAGACTGAAAAATGTGGAATGCGGTGAAGTTGAAATCCAGTTGCAATGGATCGATCTTCCTGGTTCCAAGGGCTTATCATGAATGGCCTCTCTGTATGTATGTTTTCTGTCTTATATATTATATTGGCTGCTTGCAACCTTCTACCACCTGAAACTGAAATCAACATGGACTGGTTTTCGTTCATGGCTGGGTTGGTTTgttcatatatatgtataacaGAACCAACAATGTATGTACTTTTATTCGACTACTGGTTGGTTTTAAGCTTGTAGCTCATTAAATAGGTTGAACAATTTGGGGCTCTTGTCATCATAAAAACTGAGTAAGTTGCATGTACCCATTTTCATATGTTGTTGGGTACATCTCAAGCTTCTAGCTCATTTTCACTTTTTCAGGGCAGACTATATAAAAGTGCATTATAATAAGCCTTCTTTATACAATTGCAAATGCTACCGTATACGATGGGTGATGGAATTTATGCAGATCTCTGCTTTCCTCTGTTGCATATGTTTATGATATGTTTTTAACAGTTCTGTTCATTAATTGTTTCCAAAAATCGATAAACAAGAAGGTATAAAAATCGAATTCATCTATTATATTTGCAATAAAATTAGTGTGTGTACCTTCTATGCTGCACAAATCACATGAGAAAAAAAGACACTCACTAGGTAAGGgaatattatgattattatcGAAGTTCCATGAAAGAGAAGTTGCAAGAATTTAATCTGAAGCCGAGAGAGTGTTGGAGTTCATGAAAAATCATCCTAGTAAATAATCTCTTTTCTTTAAATACCTAATCAATCAAGTGATACTAGTCTCAGCCATATTTGAAGCCAGCACCAAACCCCAGCTCTGTTTATACCAGTCTCAATCTTCTTGTTTCCTATGCTAAACATGTGACTATCGAACTTACATATGGAAACATTAAGATGAATTCAACCAGACAACAACCTAACCTAGCTAGGTAATGTTCCTCAAAGTAGAACTGATAACAAGCTGAAACACCCATTCACATCAAATGTGACTAGTATCATAGCCAAGATTTTGAAAGTAAACTTATTCTTCAGAATCTGAAATTCAAAAAATTGAATTATGGGATTCACCTGTCCATGAATAGATCGTCGACAAAGTTGTTCATGTTTTCCTTCCCGCCAAGCAAGCAAATCATGGCTTCCAAGTATCAAACAACTGAGGTTCGTCTTCGTAGGACTATAATTTTTCTCCCTTTACCCATATAAAAATTTCGACataattttaagtttttaacatATTTCCACACTTCTTATGTTAAACAAATTGACATGCATCACACACACCAAACCAAAACCCGATACTTCTTCTACGACACAAATGCTGCTCGGCATTGGGCCCGTTTCCATAGAAAAATGCTCCAACTTCGAAACCCATTATTCATTCGAAAAGGACTAATTATCTGCTTATTGGTTGGGGCCTGGTCTGGTACTAGCAATAAGGGCGAGAAGGCCCAGATATTCGGCTGTCACTAGCATCAGCAATAGATGAATAGAAGTTGGGAGGCTTTCcacttgtttaaggaaaattgaaaCTGAGAGAAaagagtcgtactttcattgataatataaagaattacaagacatagaatcagagttgtataaggaaagataatcgtacaattaagcggatatctataaatatctccgagaacatctctaattcaaaacccgaTTACAACTAGTtcaagtaacctaaagtttgggccagacaaatattttggatttacttgaacactcccccttgtgttgcccaaatgtGATGATTCTCTCGTTGCctaattaaaaaccttgtcaagtaacaaaaatcctgtgtgataaaaataacctcggtcgaaagggaaaaagagcacaacacaccattcacgtttcgtaaccatacatgtagacatctccccctgatgtctgcatctccccctgatgactacagcaatgggagttcggataacttcggCAAataatgctaccaacatgtttctcgaaagtggaatttaggcaatgacttagtgagcaaatctgccacactgtcctcagatcgaacctagttcactttgatcttgaggagagcctatTGTAGCTTATTATGCTTGATATTGTCGCTTTTGATCTAGCATTACTTCATTTGTCTAAAGCAaacaacattatcctcataaatgctcgtaacttcatttgtggtagacttcaaaccacaatgttcgtattcttatctccccctaacgacgggaaaaatgtctcatcaaagtgacaatccgcaagacatgcggtaaagagatcacctagCAAGGCcttaagtggcagacgattgttgaaatctcaaatccaatgtaATTGCACATTCATTTGTAAGGACTTATCATAGTGCGTTGTAGCggcgcaattgacacataaatggcacactcaaatatgcgtaagtacgatattggtacccagtcactagctataacgcataAGTAGATTCAGTGGCGGTGGGTGGTAGACAAATCACCCGAAGCGGATATaaagagattggtgcgcattaccaatatccggactaccatcgtagtcttttccgcgagaccatttaggtgtgtacatgataatataatgtccaacataaGTCCTATTGCAATAACCATAGAAAGTCTtctatgtaaactctctagcattgttaaGTCCAGTTGACTAAAtatgatgatctggggagtgagcctgttgccatatgatatgtgctaggagtgtagtataagtagcatttacaggtggacaatgaCACACCACGTGATCAGTGtgaaccaacatcatgaaatttATAAACgtccacaagttggttgaatcagtctacAAAATCCCCATGAAttttatgtaagaacagaatgagtattttcttaTCATTATTTTTCATAGGACGGTTTCAGTCtgaattttcctaaggaacgaGGTTTGTAATACTAGCGAAAGATCTTAGAAGCAACTAATcaagattttggttgggcttaaGCGGCTGAAACGCTATTCGAAGCAAAGTTAGTGATTGCAgtatcacctggggcgccatcaccataaTGGACGTcatccatggcgttatggatagggactgtgtcAACCTAGGCTGGTGATGGATAGCGGCGGTCATACTTAGTtcaggaatcaacctttgattcgtGCTGCGTTTCTctcaaaagaatggatgtccatgtgaagtattttgtagacggatcatcatattatGACCAGGATGActtatcatgtcgtgacaaagccaatatgtgtttaaatccaagagatcttatctcatgactttattggatttaatagctcgaatagtggcatagagtccactagagagacacataaacttctctaagatgcgcatttgttcgcaatcattagaggtattgcaaatgaactcatttctgttctctacatgcgttttcgcatggaatccgttggctatttaTAAGGTGCGATTTGCTCTAGAagagtagagagtttctgtgacagtaatcatggtgtcatttggcaagggaaacttgggctattccatgacCTTGAactaatattgatggcccagccatcatagtcacaaaggaatatgctcagaatcaaaatggagtcataatgaaaagaactcaaaattttattcataggCCACACGGAATTACGTCATTGTCTCTTTAACTagagagaatctaatccaagaAGCTTGCtaattaatgcaaaacaaaggtagtcatttgacttctttcgataactccaaaataaatatgaccaggtgagtaaagagatgtcggtggagcaaagctcgcttaaataccacttatctcaaaaccttccttgacatcatactcattttagatgaacctatgtgaagaaaaactaaaccaatgacatttactacaaagtatatggcaattgcctatttacatctcttggaaaaataaagacttaaaaagAATTGACGATTTATTAATCCCAGTTAGATTTGAACTCTTCAACCCTtcattctagatcatcttcttgatcttcttattccATATGGTGATCTTCTCTTCCTTCACAATAGGCTTTGAAGGCGGTGACAATTTATTcacaagctctacaaatgtgtgcccaatgaccggataatTCACATCGGGAACATTCATCtctgtgctcagactccattgattgaggcgctttgaaagcgtcattaggatggctcttagtgtcgggggtgccaccaacatggccagaggcgttgcctctctctctctccttccacgttgacctcttcagttCCGTGTCCGCCTATTTTAGTggttaccttcctcattagagctAGAATATGGACTAGAATggcgttgcctctctctctctccttccacgttgacctcttcagttCCGTGTCCGCCTATTTTAGTggttaccttcctcattagagctAGAATATGGACTAGAATGTCCAAAATTGcccctagatttagggtttcgctcttagcgCCCTCCCTCAGGagcacgactataattggactccggaatatgctttgttcccacgggtctcgaattatagttcttcacaaggatgttgtcatgattttcagcaacattcattgctccaatgagctcatgaaaccttgtgatccatcctgcagtaacatcaattcgatagttctttgcAACCATCAAAGCAGAGACGGGAAAGGTAGAGAtagtcctctcaatcaacatcgcatctgtgatatctgttccacataattttattaaggatttaatgcaaagtgtttccgagttgtagtcaataactgacttgaaatcacagaagcggaggctatgtcatctcacttctagttcaggaagcagggagtcacggacgttgccaaatctttcttcgagtgagacccacagccttttggggtcttcttcattcatatactcatactggagcgaatcattcatatgacaagtcattaggatgatggctttcaccttatttgcctctaaggctgatgactttcaccttatttgcctctaaggctgctctattttcttccaaatgttgaacttgctcaacagttaacaTGTCCTGGcaaggctcgagaatcgtatccaggattttattggccttgagatgttagcggacatcacgaacctacttgtgatatccagaaccagttgttcccaatggagcgaagtccagtctgttcaggttactcatcctgaaagagaacaaaaaattatggtTAGTTTTGGAGCTTAAAAGGATACCacgaaaaacatataaaatttctaagcgtagtcgctcccaggaaattatgaatttccgagcgcaatcgcttccaagaaattagggatttctgtgcatagtcgcttccaaaaaatcaattccaagtggtattggattagatcgaaaaaatgatgtgtttgtggtcgatcataacatctcaacaaactctaagtttggaggactctacaagctccaagcttggagagagcacgaacccccacagctcggcttttggtcttccctatgaagaagaaatgggggGTAT contains these protein-coding regions:
- the LOC112175642 gene encoding uncharacterized protein LOC112175642; this encodes MEWRPINLTEPEAMDVLRQVKLIGVKIDLDEVSRARAIEAVDSFLKQYEECFWSIVIAEISTAIREELLKSRNVIDVELVRQVVEYLSNGGVEKKEEESLEEKKKEESDQELEEETDEDSDDDDVEAVAVAEGKTEVGMAYEEEEIDDFNDPTTREECMEDLLLVCSRMGLSMKQGDEGEILDMMIPYILGCPMYRNGITIFMARVREHIDRCSTLNDLETVKNALKSRIFLEEYEDWKKEQTITSTREKEDKVDVKDQVLKQEEEDKADAKDQVHQLLKNNILPIKEEGIATHMNQIKQEEKRECGDLIEIEECETLTPLNLPEQAKESKGNAYSCIKESLERGEANKRKLA
- the LOC112175640 gene encoding homologous recombination OB-fold protein isoform X1, translating into MEPWEEALDVDDDVSELPSFSLRPCNHSSSPSLNPLPKPSSPSPALIPGPAGAVQAAMHRRSQTSSSSSDEPIPTQEFIRRVFENGDEEDDDFAADSWLHALDSEGGGGPRTPLGSIKKGLGTHRVAKVVAMIKSCTPNGLGDLMLTLKDPTGTIDATIHRKALSEGEFGTSISVGAVLVLQKVAVFSPSHSACYLNVTVSNIVKVISKDSGPLATKDFPISSVNTPALICAENSKMLRMPQEKLLPSQDSTQRIMKCLRQNSKVIGSENIEKHMETGHAAPGRIFSAHVHSGSQFAAVEIEPSLVEKAMPNGITKMSVREDIIDTEQVTGVAEELRMAEEDNSSSIIQPISGSANSTEILDNHGRITGAKRPRQPLSLTTALPDYTEEQLNLFDFD
- the LOC112175640 gene encoding uncharacterized protein LOC112175640 isoform X2 translates to MEPWEEALDVDDDVSELPSFSLRPCNHSSSPSLNPLPKPSSPSPALIPGPAGAVQAAMHRRSQTSSSSSDEPIPTQEFIRRVFENGDEEDDDFAADSWLHALDSEGGGGPRTPLGSIKKGLGTHRVAKVVAMIKSCTPNGLGDLMLTLKDPTGTIDATIHRKALSEGEFGTSISVGAVLVLQKVAVFSPSHSACYLNVTVSNIVKVISKDSGPLATKDFPISSVNTPALICENSKMLRMPQEKLLPSQDSTQRIMKCLRQNSKVIGSENIEKHMETGHAAPGRIFSAHVHSGSQFAAVEIEPSLVEKAMPNGITKMSVREDIIDTEQVTGVAEELRMAEEDNSSSIIQPISGSANSTEILDNHGRITGAKRPRQPLSLTTALPDYTEEQLNLFDFD
- the LOC112180866 gene encoding protein C2-DOMAIN ABA-RELATED 4, producing MADSPGGGKHQGGSKSAASLMENLLGLLRIRVKRGVNLAVRDVRSSDPYIVIKMGKQKLKTRVIKKDVNPEWNEDLTLSVTDPSIPVKLTVYDHDTFSKDDKMGDAEFGIVPYIEALKMDYEGIPSGTIITRVQPCRQNCLSEESSIRWSEGKVVQDLCLRLKNVECGEVEIQLQWIDLPGSKGLS